One Streptosporangium sp. NBC_01495 DNA window includes the following coding sequences:
- a CDS encoding RecQ family ATP-dependent DNA helicase yields MLREEAEERLRALAGEHARLREDQWAAIKALVMDRRRVLVVQRTGWGKSAVYFIATALLRELGEGPTVIVSPLLALMRNQIAAAERAGITAVTVNSANPEEWEQIYNQVAEGAVDVLLVSPERLNNPDFRDHVLPELAESAGLIVVDEAHCISDWGHDFRPDYRRLRTLFEELTEGVPILATTATANARVTRDVAEQMGEETLVLRGALERDSLHLGVVRLRGAEQRLAWLAQTLHELPGSGIVYTLTVAAAQEIAAYLREQGHEVVAYSGQTEQAERLAAEQALLDNKIKALVATSALGMGYDKPDLGFVVHVGAPQSPVAYYQQVGRAGRGVERAEVILLPGAEDRDIWAYFASLAFPPEPVVRTVLAALEEGGVMSTAALENRVDLSRSRLETMLKVLDVDGAVHRVKGGWESTGEPWAYDAPRYARVAAEREAEQRAMLDYLDTTGCREEFLRRRLDDDTAAPCGRCDNCTGTHRSPEVDERAVRSAADRLQRPGVDIEARRQWPTGLADLKGRIKPELGAEPGRVLGRLTDIGWGNRLRGLLADGAPDEPVPDDVFAAVIKVLSSWEWAQRPVGVVAVPSESRPRLVRSLAERLAQVGRLTYLGDLGYRAGPPGRQFNSAQRVQAIRGTLAMPAALGAAVAGAGGPVLLVDDLVDTGWTMTLGAAMLRHAGAPAVLPLALAVTS; encoded by the coding sequence ATGCTGCGCGAAGAGGCCGAGGAGCGGCTACGGGCGCTCGCCGGGGAGCACGCCCGGCTGCGCGAGGACCAGTGGGCGGCCATCAAGGCACTGGTCATGGACCGGCGCCGGGTGCTCGTGGTGCAGCGCACCGGCTGGGGCAAGTCGGCGGTCTACTTCATCGCCACCGCGCTCCTGCGCGAGCTGGGCGAGGGGCCGACTGTCATCGTGTCGCCGTTGCTGGCCCTGATGCGCAACCAGATCGCCGCCGCCGAGCGCGCCGGGATCACCGCGGTCACGGTCAACTCGGCCAACCCCGAGGAGTGGGAGCAGATCTACAACCAGGTCGCCGAGGGCGCGGTCGACGTGCTGCTCGTCAGCCCCGAGCGGCTCAACAACCCCGACTTCCGCGACCACGTGCTGCCCGAGCTGGCCGAGAGCGCGGGCCTGATCGTGGTCGACGAGGCACACTGCATCTCCGACTGGGGCCACGACTTCCGTCCCGACTACCGGCGGCTGCGCACGCTGTTCGAGGAGCTCACCGAGGGCGTGCCGATCCTCGCGACCACCGCCACGGCCAACGCCAGGGTCACCCGCGACGTCGCCGAGCAGATGGGCGAGGAGACGCTCGTGCTGCGCGGCGCGCTGGAGCGCGACAGCCTCCATCTCGGGGTCGTGCGCCTGCGCGGCGCCGAGCAGCGCCTGGCCTGGCTCGCCCAGACGCTGCACGAGCTCCCCGGTTCCGGCATCGTCTACACGCTCACCGTGGCCGCCGCCCAGGAGATCGCCGCCTACCTGCGCGAGCAGGGCCACGAGGTGGTCGCCTACTCCGGGCAGACCGAGCAGGCCGAGCGGCTCGCGGCCGAGCAGGCGCTGCTCGACAACAAGATCAAGGCGCTGGTCGCGACCTCCGCGCTGGGCATGGGCTACGACAAGCCCGACCTCGGCTTCGTCGTGCACGTCGGCGCTCCCCAGTCCCCGGTGGCCTACTACCAGCAGGTCGGCCGTGCGGGCCGAGGGGTCGAGCGTGCCGAGGTGATCCTGCTGCCCGGCGCGGAGGACCGCGACATCTGGGCCTACTTCGCCTCGCTGGCCTTCCCGCCCGAGCCCGTCGTGCGCACCGTGCTGGCCGCGCTGGAGGAGGGCGGCGTGATGTCCACGGCCGCCCTGGAGAACCGGGTGGACCTCAGCCGGAGCCGCCTGGAGACCATGCTGAAGGTCCTCGACGTCGACGGCGCGGTGCACCGGGTCAAGGGCGGCTGGGAGTCCACCGGCGAGCCCTGGGCGTACGACGCCCCGCGCTACGCCAGGGTCGCCGCCGAGCGGGAGGCCGAGCAGCGGGCCATGCTCGACTACCTCGACACCACCGGCTGCCGCGAGGAGTTCCTGCGCCGTCGCCTCGACGACGACACCGCCGCCCCCTGCGGGCGCTGCGACAACTGCACCGGCACCCACCGCTCGCCCGAGGTGGACGAGCGGGCCGTACGGTCGGCCGCCGACCGGCTCCAGCGGCCCGGGGTGGACATCGAGGCCCGCAGGCAGTGGCCGACCGGGCTGGCCGACCTCAAGGGCCGGATCAAGCCGGAGCTGGGCGCCGAGCCCGGGAGGGTGCTGGGCAGGCTCACCGACATCGGCTGGGGCAACCGCCTGCGCGGCCTCCTCGCCGACGGCGCCCCCGACGAGCCGGTCCCCGACGACGTCTTCGCCGCCGTGATCAAGGTGCTGTCGTCCTGGGAGTGGGCCCAGCGCCCGGTCGGCGTCGTCGCGGTGCCCTCGGAAAGCCGCCCCCGGCTCGTCCGCAGCCTGGCCGAGCGGCTGGCCCAGGTGGGGCGCCTGACCTATCTGGGCGACCTCGGTTACCGGGCGGGCCCGCCCGGACGGCAGTTCAACAGCGCGCAGCGCGTCCAGGCGATCCGGGGCACCCTCGCCATGCCCGCCGCCCTGGGCGCGGCCGTCGCCGGGGCCGGAGGTCCGGTCCTGCTCGTCGACGACCTGGTCGACACCGGCTGGACGATGACGCTGGGAGCCGCGATGCTCCGCCACGCCGGGGCCCCCGCCGTGCTGCCCCTCGCCCTCGCGGTCACCAGCTAG
- a CDS encoding carbohydrate kinase family protein yields the protein MTRVVVVGDLMTDAVARARYPLARASDTPAIVTMHGGGSGANIASWLAVEGTEVAFIGRRGADITGRNRDMELMGYGVDARLVMDPERPTGTCVVLVTHKGERTMLSDPGANAALSPEDLPRDLFAQGGHLHLSGYTLINEGSRDAGMAALEMARRSGMSVSVDCSSSAPLERTGAEPFLEWTQSAKLLFANSDQAKVLTGRDDPAAAAKVLTAWFPQVVVKLRDEGALWYANNRPDPIRVPAETVERVVDGTGAGDAFTAGFLPAWLGGKPPAEALASGCHLASRAISHLGARPRL from the coding sequence ATGACGCGGGTGGTCGTGGTGGGCGATCTCATGACCGACGCGGTCGCGCGGGCTCGTTACCCGCTGGCCCGGGCCAGTGACACACCGGCGATCGTCACCATGCACGGCGGTGGTTCGGGTGCCAACATCGCCTCCTGGCTCGCCGTCGAGGGCACGGAGGTCGCCTTCATCGGGCGACGCGGCGCCGACATCACGGGCCGTAACCGCGACATGGAGCTGATGGGGTACGGCGTCGACGCCCGCCTCGTCATGGATCCCGAGCGCCCGACCGGCACCTGCGTGGTGCTCGTCACCCACAAGGGCGAGCGGACCATGCTGTCCGACCCCGGCGCGAACGCGGCCCTGTCCCCCGAGGACCTGCCCCGCGACCTGTTCGCCCAGGGCGGGCACCTGCACCTGTCCGGCTACACCCTCATCAACGAGGGTTCCCGCGACGCCGGCATGGCCGCCCTGGAGATGGCCCGCCGCTCGGGGATGTCCGTCTCGGTCGACTGCTCCTCCTCCGCCCCGCTGGAGCGCACCGGCGCCGAGCCCTTCCTGGAGTGGACGCAGAGCGCCAAGCTGCTGTTCGCCAACTCCGACCAGGCGAAGGTCCTGACCGGCCGCGACGACCCGGCCGCCGCCGCCAAGGTCCTCACCGCCTGGTTCCCGCAGGTCGTCGTGAAGCTCCGCGACGAGGGCGCGCTCTGGTACGCCAACAACCGCCCCGACCCGATCAGGGTCCCCGCCGAGACCGTGGAGCGCGTGGTCGACGGCACCGGTGCCGGTGACGCCTTCACCGCGGGCTTCCTGCCCGCCTGGCTGGGCGGCAAGCCCCCGGCCGAGGCCCTCGCCTCCGGCTGCCACCTGGCCTCCCGGGCCATCTCGCACCTGGGTGCCCGGCCGCGCCTCTGA
- a CDS encoding bifunctional acetate--CoA ligase family protein/GNAT family N-acetyltransferase yields MEAAQYPAHWEADVVLSDGGTAHVRPIRPADADRLRSFYGRLSDESIYFRFFGPRPRLSEREITWFTNVDYESRVALIATIGTEMVAVIRYDRIEPGEAEVAFLVEDAHQGRGVASVLLEHLAATAREKGIARFVADVLPANQKMMAVLKQVGYTAQSRFADGVVRMTLDLTPTETAQEVTASREHRAESRSIERLLSPGSVAVVGAGREPGGVGQTVLRNLLGADFTGPVYPVHREARAVAGVRAYPSVTAIDGEVDLAVLAVPADGVIDVVKECAEKGVRGLIVVSSGFGETGAEGRARQDELVRIARAYGLRVVGPNCLGVANTDPAVRLNATLAATLPGLGRVGFFSQSGALGTALLQRVAQRGMGISSFVSAGNRADVSGNDLLQYWEEDPRTDVILLYLESLGNPRKFARLARRISRRKPIVVVKSGGTTQDVPTGHAAPVLGLPDTALSALFEQAGVIRVDDLIQQFDVAQLLAYQPLPAGPRVGLVSNSDAMALLAADACVRVGLEPRPPVNLGARACAEEFGAALASVIPDVDAVVAIYMPPIPGNGAEVAAELLRASRDCGKPVLATFEGKIGMLDELRAGAVPGRGSIPSYAAPEEAVRALAHVVRHARWLEQPAGLPEELEGVDAGAARDLVLATLTDAPAEIDASELLAHYGVEVWPSETVESPEEAVEVASRLGWPVVLKAAGPEAAKRAGTVRLGLSGPDGVRDAYADLTRQLEPEAVLAVQRMAPQPAVPTVAGVMDDPAFGAVVSFGLGEITARLLRDEAYRLAPLTREDAVALVRSPRAAPLLLGEYGYPPVAVEALEDLLIRLGRLADDLPEVARLTLDPVLVGESGAIVLGARAVLRSHEGPRPDDGPRRLG; encoded by the coding sequence GTGGAGGCTGCTCAGTATCCCGCCCACTGGGAGGCGGACGTCGTCCTGTCGGACGGTGGCACCGCCCATGTACGCCCGATTCGGCCCGCCGACGCCGACCGGTTGCGTTCCTTCTACGGCCGGCTGTCCGACGAGTCGATCTACTTCCGTTTCTTCGGCCCCCGGCCGCGGCTGTCGGAGCGGGAGATCACCTGGTTCACCAACGTCGACTACGAGAGCCGCGTGGCGCTGATCGCCACGATCGGCACCGAGATGGTGGCGGTCATCCGCTACGACCGGATCGAGCCCGGTGAGGCCGAGGTCGCCTTCCTCGTCGAGGACGCCCACCAGGGCCGCGGGGTCGCCTCCGTGCTCCTCGAACACCTGGCCGCCACCGCCAGGGAGAAGGGCATCGCCCGCTTCGTCGCCGACGTGCTACCCGCCAACCAGAAGATGATGGCGGTGCTCAAGCAGGTCGGCTACACCGCGCAGAGCCGCTTCGCCGACGGCGTGGTCAGGATGACCCTCGACCTCACCCCGACCGAGACCGCCCAGGAGGTGACCGCCTCCCGCGAGCACCGCGCCGAGTCCCGCTCCATCGAGCGGCTGCTCTCACCGGGCTCGGTGGCGGTCGTGGGAGCGGGCCGCGAACCGGGCGGCGTCGGCCAGACCGTGCTGCGCAACCTGCTCGGCGCCGACTTCACCGGCCCGGTCTACCCCGTGCACCGCGAGGCGCGGGCCGTCGCGGGGGTGCGGGCCTACCCGAGCGTGACGGCCATCGACGGCGAGGTGGACCTCGCCGTGCTCGCCGTACCCGCCGACGGGGTGATCGACGTGGTCAAGGAGTGCGCGGAGAAGGGGGTACGCGGGCTGATCGTGGTCTCCTCGGGGTTCGGCGAGACCGGCGCCGAGGGCCGGGCCAGGCAGGACGAGCTGGTGCGCATCGCCCGCGCGTACGGCCTGCGGGTCGTCGGCCCCAACTGCCTCGGCGTCGCCAACACCGACCCCGCGGTACGGCTGAACGCCACGCTCGCCGCCACCCTCCCCGGGCTCGGCCGGGTCGGCTTCTTCAGCCAGTCGGGCGCCCTGGGCACCGCGCTGCTGCAGCGGGTGGCCCAGCGCGGCATGGGGATCTCCTCGTTCGTCTCGGCGGGCAACCGCGCCGACGTGTCGGGCAACGACCTGCTCCAGTACTGGGAGGAGGATCCGCGGACCGACGTGATCCTGCTCTACCTGGAGTCGCTGGGAAACCCCCGCAAGTTCGCCCGCCTCGCGCGGCGCATCTCGCGCCGCAAGCCGATCGTGGTCGTCAAGAGCGGCGGCACTACCCAGGACGTGCCCACCGGCCATGCCGCGCCCGTGCTCGGCCTGCCCGACACCGCGCTCAGCGCGCTGTTCGAGCAGGCCGGGGTGATCAGGGTCGACGACCTGATCCAGCAGTTCGACGTGGCGCAGCTGCTGGCCTACCAGCCGCTGCCCGCCGGGCCCAGGGTGGGACTGGTCAGCAACTCCGACGCGATGGCGCTCCTGGCGGCCGACGCCTGCGTGCGGGTGGGCCTGGAGCCCCGGCCGCCGGTCAACCTTGGCGCGCGGGCCTGCGCGGAGGAGTTCGGCGCGGCGCTGGCCTCGGTGATCCCGGACGTGGACGCCGTGGTCGCGATCTACATGCCGCCCATCCCCGGCAATGGGGCGGAGGTCGCCGCCGAGTTGCTGCGCGCCTCCCGCGACTGCGGCAAACCGGTGCTGGCCACCTTCGAGGGCAAGATCGGCATGCTCGACGAGCTGCGGGCCGGCGCCGTACCCGGCCGGGGCTCCATCCCCTCGTACGCGGCGCCGGAGGAGGCGGTCCGCGCGCTCGCCCACGTCGTGCGGCACGCGCGCTGGCTGGAGCAGCCCGCGGGACTGCCCGAGGAGCTCGAGGGCGTCGACGCCGGCGCCGCGCGTGACCTCGTGCTCGCGACGCTCACGGACGCCCCGGCCGAGATCGACGCCTCGGAACTGCTCGCCCACTACGGGGTGGAGGTCTGGCCGTCGGAGACGGTGGAGTCACCGGAGGAGGCCGTCGAGGTGGCGTCGAGGCTCGGCTGGCCGGTCGTGCTGAAGGCCGCGGGCCCCGAGGCGGCCAAGCGCGCCGGGACCGTACGTCTCGGGCTGTCGGGTCCCGACGGGGTGCGCGACGCCTACGCCGACCTGACGCGCCAGCTCGAACCCGAGGCCGTGCTCGCGGTGCAGCGCATGGCGCCGCAGCCCGCGGTGCCGACCGTGGCCGGGGTGATGGACGACCCCGCCTTCGGCGCGGTGGTCTCCTTCGGGCTCGGCGAGATCACCGCGCGGCTGCTGCGCGACGAGGCGTACCGTCTGGCCCCGCTGACCAGGGAGGACGCCGTGGCGCTGGTGAGGTCGCCGCGCGCCGCGCCCCTTCTTCTCGGCGAGTACGGCTACCCGCCGGTCGCCGTCGAGGCGCTGGAGGACCTGCTGATCCGGCTCGGGCGGCTGGCGGACGACCTCCCCGAGGTGGCGCGGCTCACCCTCGACCCGGTGCTGGTGGGGGAGTCCGGGGCGATCGTGCTGGGCGCCCGCGCCGTACTTCGCAGCCACGAGGGCCCGCGCCCCGACGACGGTCCCCGGCGCCTCGGCTAA
- a CDS encoding DUF5998 family protein — translation MRETRLSSAGLRDAIDRSGYYPDLVADAVESALGKEQVGAYVVHHEATFDPAMEVRRHVTVLVLSPTRLLVCHTDEHPPVEGVSASHASTTTEAVRLSRIQSVAVTRVVPDPASYVPGVPPTEVTLTIGWGAISHVDLEPATCGDDNCEADHGYTGAITADDLSLRVSEAADGPEAVSHVLAFAKALSEATARTAS, via the coding sequence ATGAGGGAAACCCGACTCTCGTCCGCCGGCCTGCGTGACGCCATCGACCGCAGTGGCTACTATCCCGACCTGGTCGCCGACGCGGTCGAGTCCGCGCTCGGCAAGGAGCAGGTGGGCGCCTACGTCGTGCATCACGAGGCCACCTTCGACCCGGCCATGGAGGTGCGCAGGCACGTCACCGTGCTGGTGCTCTCACCCACCCGGCTGCTCGTCTGCCACACCGACGAGCACCCCCCGGTGGAGGGGGTCTCGGCGTCCCACGCCTCCACGACCACCGAGGCCGTGCGCCTCAGCCGGATCCAGTCGGTCGCGGTCACCCGGGTCGTCCCCGACCCCGCCTCCTACGTGCCCGGAGTGCCGCCCACGGAGGTCACGCTCACCATCGGCTGGGGAGCCATCTCCCACGTCGATCTGGAGCCGGCCACCTGCGGCGACGACAACTGCGAGGCCGACCACGGATACACCGGCGCGATCACGGCCGACGACCTCTCCCTGCGGGTGAGCGAGGCGGCCGACGGGCCGGAGGCCGTCTCCCACGTGCTGGCCTTCGCCAAGGCACTGTCGGAGGCCACCGCCCGCACCGCCTCGTGA
- a CDS encoding alkaline phosphatase family protein, whose translation MNPLIPAYGTASLADLSSSLLAAVGVDGDNPLDLAPAERVLLFLVDGMGAELLRAHPGVAPFLSSMPGGVLTAGFPATTVTSLAALGTGLPPGGHGMLGYQLAVPGAGYLLNCLRWTTPGPLVEPGEWQPAPTVYERAAAAGVPVSYVGPAKFETTGFNRAVYRGVRFVGADEVDDRIAGVRHALAEPRAHVSVYYGDLDSAGHVTGWGSPAWLGRLALVDRMAERLAETLPPGSAMYVTADHGMINVTDRVDVDALPALREGLALLGGESRARHLYAAPGASAAVLDTWRDVLAGKAWVVSREEAVESGWFGPEVRREWLPRIGDVLAVPYTDCAIVASVAEPHEAGFIGCHGSLTPAEQYVPLLETSTR comes from the coding sequence GTGAACCCCCTGATCCCCGCGTACGGGACGGCCTCGCTCGCGGACCTCTCCTCCTCGCTGCTCGCCGCGGTCGGGGTGGACGGCGACAACCCGCTGGATCTCGCCCCGGCCGAGCGGGTCCTGCTGTTCCTCGTCGACGGCATGGGCGCCGAGCTGCTCCGTGCCCACCCCGGCGTCGCGCCGTTCCTGTCCTCCATGCCCGGCGGGGTGCTCACCGCGGGCTTCCCCGCCACGACCGTGACCAGCCTGGCCGCCCTCGGCACCGGCCTGCCGCCGGGCGGGCACGGCATGCTCGGCTACCAGCTCGCCGTGCCCGGCGCCGGTTACCTGCTCAACTGCCTGCGCTGGACCACCCCCGGCCCCCTTGTCGAGCCCGGCGAGTGGCAGCCGGCCCCGACCGTCTACGAGCGCGCGGCGGCGGCCGGCGTCCCGGTCAGCTACGTCGGCCCGGCCAAGTTCGAGACCACCGGTTTCAACAGGGCCGTCTACCGGGGCGTGCGCTTCGTCGGGGCCGACGAGGTCGACGACCGGATCGCCGGGGTCCGCCACGCGCTGGCCGAGCCCCGGGCCCACGTCTCGGTCTACTACGGCGACCTCGACTCCGCCGGCCACGTCACCGGCTGGGGCTCCCCGGCCTGGCTCGGCCGACTCGCCCTGGTCGACCGGATGGCCGAGCGGCTGGCGGAGACGCTCCCGCCGGGTTCGGCGATGTACGTCACCGCCGACCACGGCATGATCAACGTCACCGACCGCGTCGACGTCGACGCCCTCCCCGCGCTGCGCGAGGGCCTCGCCCTGCTCGGCGGGGAGAGCAGGGCCCGCCACCTCTACGCCGCCCCCGGCGCCTCGGCGGCGGTTCTCGACACCTGGCGCGACGTTCTCGCCGGGAAGGCCTGGGTGGTATCCAGGGAGGAGGCGGTCGAGTCCGGCTGGTTCGGGCCGGAGGTCCGCCGGGAATGGCTGCCCAGGATCGGCGACGTCCTCGCCGTCCCGTACACCGACTGCGCCATCGTCGCCTCGGTCGCCGAGCCGCACGAGGCGGGGTTCATCGGCTGCCACGGCTCGCTGACACCCGCCGAGCAGTACGTTCCTCTCCTGGAGACGAGCACCCGTTGA
- a CDS encoding sulfurtransferase, with the protein MNPLITPAELAGLAGVSVLDVRWKLAVLPTGPAGIDSYREGHIPGAVFCDLETDLAAHAGEGGRGGRHPLPSAEAFQQAMRRLGVSGSRSVVVYDGADSSAAAARAWWLLRYFGHPDVRVLDGGLRAWASEGRPVSVEESRPEPGDFEARPGGMPVLDSARAGELAADGVLLDARAAERYRGEVEPIDPVAGHIPGAVSAPTGENVDPSGRFHLPDFLRERFNTLGVVPGVEVGAYCGSGVTAAHEVLALEVAGIPAALYVGSWSDWVTDPSRPVATG; encoded by the coding sequence ATGAACCCGCTGATCACTCCCGCCGAGCTGGCGGGCCTGGCCGGGGTGAGCGTCCTCGACGTGCGCTGGAAGCTCGCCGTCCTGCCCACGGGGCCGGCCGGGATCGACTCCTACCGCGAGGGGCACATCCCCGGCGCCGTCTTCTGTGACCTGGAGACCGACCTGGCGGCCCACGCCGGGGAGGGGGGCAGGGGAGGCCGCCACCCGCTGCCCTCCGCCGAGGCGTTCCAGCAGGCGATGCGCCGGCTCGGCGTGTCCGGCTCCCGGAGCGTCGTCGTCTACGACGGGGCCGACTCCAGCGCGGCCGCCGCCCGCGCCTGGTGGCTCCTGCGCTACTTCGGCCACCCCGACGTGCGGGTCCTCGACGGCGGGCTGCGCGCCTGGGCCTCCGAGGGCCGGCCGGTCTCCGTCGAGGAGAGCCGTCCCGAGCCCGGCGACTTCGAGGCGAGGCCGGGCGGGATGCCGGTGCTCGACTCCGCGCGGGCCGGCGAGCTCGCCGCCGACGGGGTGCTGCTCGACGCCCGAGCCGCCGAGCGCTACCGGGGCGAGGTCGAGCCGATCGACCCGGTCGCCGGGCACATCCCGGGCGCGGTCAGCGCCCCCACCGGTGAGAACGTCGACCCCTCGGGCCGCTTCCACCTGCCCGACTTCCTGCGCGAACGCTTCAACACCCTGGGCGTCGTCCCCGGGGTGGAGGTCGGCGCCTACTGCGGATCCGGAGTGACGGCCGCGCACGAGGTGCTGGCCCTGGAGGTGGCCGGCATCCCGGCCGCGCTCTACGTCGGGTCGTGGTCCGACTGGGTGACCGACCCCTCCCGGCCGGTCGCCACGGGCTGA
- a CDS encoding CHAT domain-containing protein produces the protein MTLDEALADALADAEHAVDLSGSDPARALALARTVLASLPASCRAGAPEGGAAARLAGCGHCEAEAVAHRALAVAARELGDLPFAEERLRRAVRIALSAGLPHRAAQARLSLVHVRTELGHPEQALAVAADAEPGLTPAEVGKLGVHRAVALARLGRYREAVDHCDRAVPVLGGDVRFLAGAMLNRGLARVFLGEFGAAEADLSRCAELARDAGLEHVLALAEGNLPFLAARRGDLPAAFSAYRRAEDILVGYPERLATVRCDLAEALIAAHLPGEARVLLEMAVPELAAAGAGTALAEALLLLARVELRTGDPRRARESAELAARELAAQGRAVLAPVAEEILLRARLALDPPSAELPATMLSCADALDAAGHRDTSAALRLTSAEVSLGLGDRPAAEHQLALLARSGRGVVALQATALLRSLAGDRRGAFAAVLAGLAEVGAGTRTFEDPVVRAHAARAGEPLAGFGLALAMRTGRGRAVLTWAERWRAVTGGAGRPLAPRPAALRAALGESVLVEFVRHEGDLVAVVVTRDRVTLRRLGPFPAVAEATVRLRYGLRRTHLLDGRAPEPGAEAAELERLLFGPLRDRLGDRPLVIVPTGTLHTLPWPLLPMNADRPVTVAASAAAWLAGRRAPAVRDGRVAAVPVAVAGPGLRYAEAEARMVGGCHRGTERVAARRAEVMAALERADVAHLAAHGMFSPRSPLLSSIDLDDGPLMAYDLLRLRTPPGLVVLSACDAGMAHAPADGAPLGLAGTFLSLGTRCVVASLVPVRDEETLTLMTAFHGALAAGDPPARALAVASGKTGVAGFVCFGCGDRPPTAGRE, from the coding sequence GTGACCCTCGACGAGGCACTCGCCGACGCACTCGCCGACGCCGAGCACGCGGTCGACCTGTCGGGCAGCGACCCGGCCCGCGCCCTCGCTCTCGCCCGCACCGTGCTGGCCTCGCTTCCCGCGTCCTGCCGGGCGGGTGCCCCGGAGGGCGGCGCGGCGGCTCGCCTCGCGGGGTGCGGGCACTGCGAGGCCGAGGCGGTGGCGCACCGGGCGCTGGCGGTGGCGGCGCGCGAGCTGGGCGACCTGCCGTTCGCCGAGGAGCGGCTGCGCCGGGCGGTGCGGATCGCGCTCTCGGCGGGGCTGCCGCACCGGGCGGCCCAGGCGCGGCTGTCGCTGGTCCACGTCCGTACGGAGCTGGGCCATCCGGAGCAGGCGCTGGCCGTCGCCGCGGACGCCGAGCCCGGCCTGACCCCGGCCGAGGTGGGCAAGCTGGGCGTGCACCGGGCCGTGGCCCTGGCGCGGCTCGGCCGCTACCGCGAGGCCGTCGACCACTGTGACCGGGCCGTGCCCGTTCTCGGCGGCGACGTCAGGTTCCTGGCCGGGGCGATGCTGAACCGAGGGCTCGCCCGGGTGTTCCTCGGGGAGTTCGGGGCGGCGGAGGCCGACCTGAGCCGGTGCGCGGAGCTGGCGAGGGACGCGGGCCTGGAACACGTTCTCGCGCTCGCCGAGGGCAACCTGCCGTTCCTGGCAGCGCGGCGCGGTGACCTGCCCGCCGCGTTCAGCGCCTACCGGCGCGCCGAGGACATCCTGGTCGGCTACCCCGAGCGGCTGGCGACGGTGCGCTGCGACCTGGCCGAGGCCCTGATCGCCGCCCATCTGCCCGGCGAGGCGCGGGTCCTGCTGGAGATGGCGGTTCCCGAGCTGGCGGCGGCGGGCGCCGGGACGGCGCTGGCCGAGGCCCTCCTCCTGCTCGCCAGGGTCGAGCTGCGCACCGGTGATCCGCGCCGCGCCCGGGAGAGCGCGGAACTGGCCGCCCGCGAGCTGGCCGCGCAGGGGCGGGCGGTCCTGGCGCCGGTCGCCGAGGAGATCCTCCTGCGGGCCCGGCTCGCGCTGGACCCGCCCTCGGCGGAGCTGCCCGCGACGATGCTCTCGTGTGCCGACGCCCTCGACGCCGCCGGGCACCGGGACACCTCGGCGGCGCTCAGGCTCACCTCCGCCGAGGTCTCGCTCGGTCTGGGCGACCGGCCGGCCGCCGAGCACCAGCTCGCCCTCCTCGCCCGCTCGGGCCGCGGGGTGGTCGCCCTCCAGGCGACGGCGCTGCTGCGCTCCCTGGCCGGAGACCGGCGGGGGGCGTTCGCCGCGGTGCTGGCCGGTCTGGCGGAGGTGGGCGCCGGGACGAGGACGTTCGAGGATCCGGTGGTACGCGCGCACGCCGCCAGGGCGGGTGAGCCGCTGGCCGGGTTCGGGCTGGCCCTGGCCATGCGGACCGGGCGGGGCCGCGCGGTCCTGACCTGGGCCGAGCGGTGGCGGGCGGTCACCGGAGGTGCCGGACGGCCGCTCGCGCCCCGCCCGGCCGCGCTGCGGGCGGCGCTCGGGGAGTCGGTCCTGGTGGAGTTCGTCCGCCACGAGGGCGATCTGGTCGCCGTCGTGGTCACCCGGGACCGGGTGACGCTGCGCCGCCTCGGCCCGTTCCCCGCCGTCGCCGAGGCCACCGTCCGCCTCCGGTACGGGCTGCGCAGGACGCACCTGCTCGACGGGAGGGCCCCCGAGCCCGGCGCGGAGGCCGCGGAGCTGGAGCGGCTCCTCTTCGGCCCGCTGCGCGACCGGCTGGGCGACCGGCCGCTGGTGATCGTGCCGACCGGGACACTGCACACCCTGCCCTGGCCGCTGCTGCCGATGAACGCCGACCGGCCGGTGACCGTGGCGGCCAGCGCCGCCGCCTGGCTGGCCGGGCGGCGGGCGCCGGCCGTACGGGACGGGAGGGTGGCGGCGGTGCCGGTGGCGGTGGCCGGACCGGGGCTGCGGTACGCGGAGGCCGAGGCCCGCATGGTCGGCGGGTGCCATCGGGGTACGGAGCGGGTGGCGGCGCGGCGGGCGGAGGTGATGGCGGCGCTGGAGCGGGCCGACGTGGCCCACCTGGCCGCGCACGGGATGTTCTCCCCGCGCAGCCCGCTGCTGTCGAGCATCGACCTCGACGACGGCCCGCTGATGGCGTACGACCTGCTGCGGCTGCGCACCCCGCCCGGCCTGGTGGTGCTGTCGGCGTGCGACGCGGGGATGGCGCACGCCCCGGCGGACGGGGCGCCCCTGGGGCTGGCGGGCACGTTCCTGTCGCTGGGGACGCGGTGCGTGGTGGCCAGCCTGGTGCCGGTGCGCGACGAGGAGACGCTGACGCTGATGACCGCCTTCCACGGGGCGCTGGCCGCCGGTGACCCGCCCGCGCGGGCGCTGGCCGTCGCGAGCGGGAAGACCGGCGTGGCGGGCTTCGTCTGCTTCGGCTGCGGGGATCGGCCGCCGACGGCCGGCCGCGAGTGA